From the Penaeus monodon isolate SGIC_2016 unplaced genomic scaffold, NSTDA_Pmon_1 PmonScaffold_18113, whole genome shotgun sequence genome, the window GATCGAAAGCATGACAGGAGCTGATTGCAGGAGAAACTCGTTACGTACAAAAGATGACAGGAGGTGCATTACATAAGTTACGAGGATTCTTGCTCTTATATATTGCATTCAATTGAACTGGAAATGATGATTGTCTCGTTCGGATGATTGGCAGTTGGTCATGGAGATTAAACTTAAGACACCCTGATTCAACTTAAGATGTGCTTAAAAGCTCAAAAAATTTTGATTGTATACTAATCTTCGTATTTCCCAACAGTGCCATCTCTATGTACTTCAAGCTGAGTGACGAGAACCTCGCCCTCATTAACAGCCCTGACCAGAAGGAGGCTGGTGAATCTGGTTTCCTTGTCAACCTTATTGATTCCCCTGGTCACGTTGATTTCTCCTCTGAGGTAACAGCTGCCCTCCGTGTAACTGATGGTGCCCTCGTCGTGGTGGATTGCGTCTCTGGTGAGTGTGTAAACAGGTTCATGTAAATATCTTCATAATGTTGGCATATTAATTACTGCCATTTCTAAAGTTTCAACATCTAAGCAAAAGTAAtgtttcaggtgtgtgtgtgcagaccgAGACTGTACTGCGTCAGGCTATTGCTGAGCGTATCAAGCCAGTTCTGTTCATGAACAAGATGGACCGTGCTCTCCTTGAATTGCAGCTTGAGCAGGAGGAATTGTACCAGACATTCCAGGTTTGTCTCGTGTCCTGTCTCATGAATTTATTTTAAAGCTACTGAATCCTATAAATAAGAATGTTTTGGCAGTTCTATATTTAAAGGCAAATTTTATCTTCTAGCGTATTGTTGAGAACGTGAACGTCATCATTGCCACTTACAACGACGACACAGGCCCCATGGGTGAGATGCGTGTTGACCCCAGCAAGGGATCTGTTGGATTTGGTTCAGGACTCCACGGATGGGCCTTCTCCGTCAAGGAATTTGCCGACATCTACTCAAACATGTTCAAGGTTCCTGCTGCCAAGCTCATGAACAAGTAAGGAAGCCCTTGAGCATCTGTTTGATATGTTTTGGTCTCTCTGGTActtagttggggggaggggggtcctgtAAGTATTTTATGGATTGTCTGCTTGAAATTTACAATTGTTTTTGACTAAAGGTAATTACATTTTGAGCTATAACCACTAATCAAAGTTTCAGCAAGTCCATGTTTTATGAAGCCAAGACATTATGCATTATACTTCTAAATTTCAGGCTCTGGGGCGAGAACTTCTTcaacaagaagacaaagaagtGGTCCACGAACAAGAGCACTGATAATGAGCGTGCCTTCAATACATACATCTTGGACCCCATTTTCAAGCTCTTTGATGCTATCATGAACTTCAAGGTAACCACAACTTTTAATTACTTAAAATATTGGTTGAAAATAAGTTTTGAGTTTAAATCCCATACTAACCTTCCAACTTGCCTCGGGTCAGGATTAATTTCATTAAATATCAGTGACCGTcggatacttttttttataattaagaaTACTTGATATTCTATAAGGATATACTTCAGTATTATCAGAAATCAAAGCTTGATATTTTTAGGGTGAGCAAATTTTGCCCAGCTGTTCAAGGTTATCTTGTTTCTTCAGTCTGATTAATCTTTTTCTAAGCTATATTAGATTTGAAAATAAGTGGAAATGAACcagtaaaatttaaagaaatagctGGTTAATTAGATgcaggaaaatattatatatgtattacagaaTATTAAGCCACCCTTTTTGAATGTGGATACTTACAGAACTTGTATTTCAGAAAGAGGAAACTGCCAAACTGTTGGAGACCCTTCAGATCAAGCTTCAAGTAGAtgacagggagaaagaaggaaaggccCTCCTCAAGGTTGTTATGCGAACTTGGCTACCTGCTGGAGACACGCTCTTCCACATGATCACCATTCACCTTCCATCCCCTGTGACTGCCCAGAAATACCGTGCTGAGATGCTGTACGAAGGTCCATCTGATGACCTTGCTTGCACTGGCATCAAGAACTGCGATTCTGATGCTCCTCTTATGATGTACGTGTCAAGATGGTACCAACATCTGACAAGGGTCGCTTCTATGCCTTCGGTCGTGTCTTTGCCGGCAAGGTTGGCAGTGGTCAGAAGGTCCGCATCATGGGTCCCAACTACGTcccaggaaagaaggaagatctCTTCGAGAAGGCCATCCAGAGAACCATTCTTATGATGGGTCGCTTTGTTGAAGCTATTGAGGATGTCCCTGCTGGTAACATTTGTGGTCTTGTTGGTGTTGACCAGTACCTTGTTAAGACTGGTACCATCACTACCAGCAAGGACTCCCACAACATGAAGGTGATGAAGTTCAGTGTGTCGCCTGTCGTGCGTGTGGCTGTTGAACCAAGAACCCATCTGACTTGCCCAAGCTTGTGGAAGGTCTCAAACGGTATGTATTATAGAGAACTGTCTTGAAATTTCTAAAGTGTAAAAgatttcataattaaaaaaatatatatccacattttaACAATCTTATTTACATTTCAGTCTTTCCAAGTCTGACCCTATGGTGCAATGTATCATTGAGGAATCTGGTGAGCACATCATTGCTGGAGCTGGTGAACTTCATCTTGAGATTTGTCTGAAGGTAAGCCACAAGTTTTTCAGTTGTTAACAGtgcaattttttaatcatttgcaAAATTTAATAACCTCCCATTCATAGATATTATGAAAGTTcaacagtaaaataattaatttaacaaTGTAACTTTCCTCTTTTGTAGGATCTTGAAGAAGACCATGCTTGCATTCCTCTCAAGAAGACCGACCCAGTTGTATCCTACAGGAGACGGTTAGTGCTCCTTCAACTGAGCTTTGTCTATCCAAGTCCCCCAACAAGCACAACCGTCTGTACATGAGGGCCGTGCCTATGCCTGATGGACTTGCTGATGACATTGAGGCTGGTAAAGTAACTCCCCGTGATGACCCCAAGACCAGGAAGTCATACCTGTGTGAGCACTACGAGTTCGATGCCACTGATGCCATGAAGATCTGGACTTTCGGCCCTGAATCTACTGGAGGCAACATCTTGGTTGATGTAACAAAGGGAGTGCAGTACCTCAATGAAATCAAGGATTCTTGCGTAGCTGGCTTCCAGTGGGCAACCAAGGAAGGTGTCCTTTGCGACGAGAACATGCGTAGCGTCCGTTTCAACCTCCATGATGTAACCCTCCATGCTGATGCTATCCATCGTGGTGGCGGCCAGATCATTCCCACCACTCGACGTGTGCTGTACGCTAGTGT encodes:
- the LOC119569698 gene encoding LOW QUALITY PROTEIN: eukaryotic translation elongation factor 2-like (The sequence of the model RefSeq protein was modified relative to this genomic sequence to represent the inferred CDS: inserted 3 bases in 3 codons) → VLKSSKNFDCILIFVFPNSAISMYFKLSDENLALINSPDQKEAGESGFLVNLIDSPGHVDFSSEVTAALRVTDGALVVVDCVSGVCVQTETVLRQAIAERIKPVLFMNKMDRALLELQLEQEELYQTFQRIVENVNVIIATYNDDTGPMGEMRVDPSKGSVGFGSGLHGWAFSVKEFADIYSNMFKVPAAKLMNKLWGENFFNKKTKKWSTNKSTDNERAFNTYILDPIFKLFDAIMNFKKEETAKLLETLQIKLQVDDREKEGKALLKVVMRTWLPAGDTLFHMITIHLPSPVTAQKYRAEMLYEGPSDDLACTGIKNCDSDAPLMMYVXKMVPTSDKGRFYAFGRVFAGKVGSGQKVRIMGPNYVPGKKEDLFEKAIQRTILMMGRFVEAIEDVPAGNICGLVGVDQYLVKTGTITTSKDSHNMKVMKFSVSPVVRVAVEXKNPSDLPKLVEGLKRLSKSDPMVQCIIEESGEHIIAGAGELHLEICLKDLEEDHACIPLKKTDPVVSYXETVSAPSTELCLSKSPNKHNRLYMRAVPMPDGLADDIEAGKVTPRDDPKTRKSYLCEHYEFDATDAMKIWTFGPESTGGNILVDVTKGVQYLNEIKDSCVAGFQWATKEGVLCDENMRSVRFNLHDVTLHADAIHRGGGQIIPTTRRVLYASVLTAEPRLQEPVYLCEIQCPEAAVGGIYGVLNRRRGVVFEENQVAGTPMFVVKAHLPVNESFGFTADLRSNTGGQAFPQCVFDHWQEMPGNPMDTTGSSKPYTIVCDTRKRKGLKEGLPDLANYLDKL